The Rana temporaria chromosome 4, aRanTem1.1, whole genome shotgun sequence genome contains a region encoding:
- the LOC120937651 gene encoding uncharacterized protein LOC120937651, producing MKDLIRRILERAAEDGGEEWLKKCLAEMESEPALVAEEDGEVAGPSDAFQQPLLPQTPSLPYRCSRTQPPERSLAVSAAREDEVSSLGGTSDTTPQRSSLRIQKKKRTASPSPVRVTTGRGRGRQSPVKGRRDLFSLQVPMEEQTASPVARQTQLDNVTAPQRLEFLSRPASSSQRDDSSASQAGAATSSGSLSSIWIIGHSFVHWAHIRACQRCYSSNLSLPPDSFKIFWKGIRGLRWDNLCHHISNLSHSLPYPDILIIHLGGNDIGKYSTLDLIFKIKRDLQHIHLSFPSTKIIFSEMIPRFLWLSFPENRSLEKIRRRVNHSIEKFMPILNSFSYRHTELEGGFSGLYRSDGIHLSDIGLDIFNSDLQNMVEMATVLG from the exons ATGAAGGATCTCATCAGGCGAATCCTGGAGCGAGCAGCGGAGGACGGCGGGGAAGAATGGCTGAAGAAGTGCCTGGCGGAGATGGAGTCTGAACCTGCCCTTGTCGCGGAGGAAGATGGAGAGGTTGCGGGTCCGTCGGATGCTTTCCAGCAACCGCTGCTGCCTCAGACACCATCTCTCCCTTACAGgtgttccaggacccagccacccGAGCGCTCCCTTGCTGTCTCTGCGGCCCGTGAAGATGAGGTTTCCAGCCTGGGCGGAACTTCCGACACCACCCCTCAACGCAGCAGCCTGCGAatacagaagaagaagaggacgGCCTCTCCATCTCCAGTGCGCGTCACGACGGGGAGGGGTAGAGGCCGTCAATCACCAGTGAAGGGAAGGAGGGATCTTTTTTCTTTGCAGGTTCCTATGGAGGAGCAGACAGCGTCACCAGTGGCCAGGCAGACTCAGCTGGACAATGTGACGGCGCCTCAGCGGCTAGAATTCCTTTCTAGGCCGGCTAGCAGCTCACAGAGAGATGACAGCTCAGCGTCCCAAGCTGGAGCAGCGACATCTAGTG GTTCATTATCCTCCATCTGGATCATTGGACATTCATTTGTTCATTGGGCTCACATCCGGGCGTGTCAACGATGTTACTCTTCTAATCTGTCTTTGCCTCCTGactcttttaagattttttggaaAGGTATTCGTGGTTTGCGTTGGGACAATCTTTGTCACCACATTTCTAATTTATCTCACAGTTTACCATATCCTGATATTCTAATAATCCACCTTGGGGGTAATGACATAGGAAAGTATTCAACTCTAGATTTGATCTTTAAGATTAAGCGCGATTTGCAGCATATTCATTTGTCCTTTCCTagtactaaaataattttttctgaAATGATTCCGCGTTTTCTCTGGCTATCTTTCCCGGAGAATAGGTCTCTGGAGAAGATTCGGAGGCGTGTTAATCATTCAATTGAGAAATTTATGCCTATATTGAACAGTTTTTCATATAGGCATACTGAGTTGGAAGGAGGTTTTTCTGGTCTCTATAGGTCGGATGGTATCCACCTATCTGACATAGGTTTGGATATCTTCAATTCGGATCTCCAGAATATGGTAGAAATGGCCACGGTGCTGGGGTAG